The bacterium genome window below encodes:
- a CDS encoding pyridoxine 5'-phosphate synthase has protein sequence MSKLGVNIDHIATVRQARRTFEPDPVKAVHLCEIAGADSIVSHLREDRRHINDRDIILIKEIVNIRFNLEMSIAAEIVDIALKLGPDQVSLVPEKREEVTTEGGLDVVFKKNELKEIIQRFKDKDIIVNLFIDPEISQIDASLEVNSDAIELHTGNYANATNQSDMENEFKKIVNATNYARKHGLIVHAGHGLTYFNAKKIAGIKEIEELNIGHSIISRAVFVGLERAVKDMISIIKGDAK, from the coding sequence ATGTCAAAATTAGGTGTAAATATAGACCATATTGCAACGGTTAGGCAGGCTAGAAGAACCTTTGAGCCTGATCCTGTTAAGGCAGTTCATTTATGCGAAATCGCTGGTGCTGATAGCATTGTTTCTCATTTAAGAGAGGATAGAAGACACATCAATGATAGAGATATAATATTAATAAAAGAAATCGTAAACATAAGGTTCAATCTTGAAATGTCAATTGCAGCCGAAATTGTTGATATTGCTCTGAAACTTGGACCTGATCAGGTAAGTTTAGTTCCTGAAAAGAGGGAAGAAGTGACAACAGAAGGCGGGCTAGACGTAGTTTTTAAAAAGAATGAATTAAAGGAGATAATCCAGCGTTTCAAGGATAAGGACATTATTGTGAATCTTTTTATAGATCCTGAAATATCTCAGATAGATGCATCTTTAGAAGTCAACTCAGATGCGATTGAACTGCATACAGGTAATTATGCAAATGCAACCAATCAGTCAGATATGGAAAATGAATTTAAGAAGATTGTTAATGCTACAAATTATGCCAGAAAACATGGGCTTATTGTGCATGCAGGACATGGGTTAACGTATTTTAATGCAAAAAAAATTGCAGGTATTAAAGAGATAGAGGAACTAAATATCGGACATTCAATTATATCACGCGCTGTATTTGTAGGACTGGAAAGAGCTGTGAAGGATATGATAAGTATTATAAAAGGCGATGCCAAATAA
- a CDS encoding NAD(P)H-hydrate dehydratase, protein MKVASFDQMREMDRIAMEKYGISGLNLMENAGRAVSQNAEKILAETEGKNRGVLIVCGKGNNGGDGFVAVRHLLNSKCVKDIDIKVAFLGNIKDIKGDAKTNFDIIKEMGADIFEIVELKQLQKAKHVFSHANLIIDAIFGTGLRSPVRGVILEVIKSINMLKANKVLSVDLPSGLYEGFDEKRDVCIQADRTVTFGLPKKELLIYPGIKFTGDLIAQDIGLPKKLLTDPKLKLNLMTHNELSSLVPDRPVNSHKGTFGHVFIIAGSRGLTGAAALASLGALYSGTGLVTLGIPESLNSIMEMKLTEVMTKPLAETASGSFSKKAKKEILDFSSRVDVVAIGPGISKNSETSSLIRELIELLEKPVLIDADGINALAGHVSMLKKRRYPTIITPHPGEMAGLIERHLSEITSDRIDIAEKFAVTYKTITLLKGARTIIADEKGNVYINPTGNPALATGGMGDVLTGLISGLVAQGLSGLDGAKLGAYLHGLAADIWKDKNKLDRCLTATELVNYIPKAFARIYNENFF, encoded by the coding sequence ATGAAAGTAGCTAGTTTCGACCAGATGAGAGAGATGGACAGAATTGCTATGGAAAAGTATGGCATCAGTGGTCTGAATCTTATGGAAAATGCAGGACGAGCAGTTAGTCAAAATGCAGAAAAAATACTGGCTGAAACAGAAGGGAAAAATAGAGGTGTCCTCATAGTTTGTGGGAAGGGGAATAATGGTGGAGACGGTTTCGTAGCAGTACGTCATCTTCTGAATTCAAAGTGTGTCAAAGACATAGATATTAAAGTAGCATTTCTTGGCAATATCAAAGACATAAAAGGTGATGCAAAAACAAATTTTGATATTATAAAGGAGATGGGTGCTGATATATTTGAAATCGTTGAATTGAAGCAGTTGCAAAAAGCGAAACACGTTTTCTCTCATGCAAACTTGATAATAGATGCAATCTTTGGAACTGGATTAAGAAGTCCAGTAAGAGGCGTAATACTTGAGGTAATTAAGTCCATAAACATGCTTAAAGCAAACAAGGTTCTTTCTGTTGATTTACCTTCAGGGCTTTATGAGGGTTTTGATGAAAAGAGAGACGTTTGTATTCAAGCTGACAGAACAGTTACTTTTGGTCTGCCAAAAAAAGAGTTATTGATTTACCCTGGTATTAAATTTACGGGTGATCTTATTGCCCAGGATATAGGTCTGCCCAAAAAACTCTTAACAGATCCAAAGCTAAAACTAAATTTAATGACCCATAATGAGCTATCTTCTCTTGTTCCAGATCGGCCGGTTAATTCACATAAAGGAACCTTTGGGCATGTGTTTATTATAGCTGGCTCCAGAGGATTAACAGGTGCGGCGGCTCTAGCTAGTCTTGGAGCCCTTTATTCCGGCACAGGTCTTGTCACACTTGGAATCCCTGAGAGTTTGAATTCTATTATGGAAATGAAGCTAACAGAGGTTATGACAAAACCTCTGGCTGAAACTGCGAGTGGAAGCTTTAGTAAAAAGGCAAAGAAAGAAATACTGGATTTTTCATCAAGGGTTGATGTTGTTGCTATAGGTCCGGGAATTTCTAAAAATTCCGAAACGAGTTCTTTAATTCGCGAATTAATAGAATTATTAGAAAAACCAGTTCTAATTGATGCAGATGGAATTAATGCACTTGCTGGGCATGTATCAATGCTTAAGAAGAGAAGATATCCAACAATTATAACTCCTCATCCTGGCGAAATGGCGGGACTTATTGAAAGACACCTGTCTGAAATTACTTCAGACAGAATAGACATAGCAGAAAAGTTTGCAGTTACATATAAAACTATCACCTTGTTAAAGGGTGCAAGAACAATTATTGCTGATGAAAAAGGCAATGTTTATATAAATCCCACAGGTAATCCTGCTTTAGCCACAGGGGGAATGGGAGATGTTCTTACCGGGCTTATCTCAGGGCTAGTTGCACAGGGTCTTTCTGGATTAGACGGGGCAAAACTCGGAGCATATTTACATGGTCTGGCAGCAGATATATGGAAGGACAAAAACAAACTGGATAGATGTTTGACTGCTACAGAATTAGTAAACTACATACCAAAGGCTTTCGCAAGGATATATAATGAAAACTTTTTTTAA
- a CDS encoding NCS2 family permease, which translates to MKTFFKLDELGTNVRQEVVAGVTTFATMAYIIIVNPKILEAAGMPFGASMTATILSAFFGTLLMGIYAKRPFAIAPYMGENAFIAFTVVKVLGYSWQTALGAIFIGGVLFTLLTIFKIRSWLANSIPEGLKIAFVVGIGLFLTFIGLNETGIIKLGVPGAPVCVGNFKDVPVLLSILGFLLIGFLMIKRIKGAILLGIMAITFLAFCMGVTPAPDKWVSMPPSIAPIFLKLDILGALKWGFFSVILTVFVMDFVDTLGTLIGVSYKAGFLDKNGNLPEIEKPMLCDSLATVVGALLGTTTTGTYIESAAGIESGGRSGLTSAVTAFLFLLALFFSPFFSVIPSCAYGPALIIVGMLMLSPIAKVKFNDFTEVIPVFSVIVLMSFTYNLGIGMTAGFVIYPLMKALSGRFREVPLGLWILGVLSLVFFVFYPY; encoded by the coding sequence ATGAAAACTTTTTTTAAACTGGATGAATTAGGAACTAATGTCAGACAAGAGGTAGTTGCTGGAGTAACAACATTTGCCACTATGGCGTACATAATTATTGTTAATCCAAAGATTCTGGAAGCAGCAGGTATGCCTTTTGGCGCATCTATGACAGCTACCATATTAAGCGCTTTCTTTGGAACACTGCTAATGGGTATTTATGCAAAACGGCCATTTGCAATTGCTCCTTATATGGGCGAAAATGCATTTATTGCTTTTACAGTTGTTAAAGTGCTTGGATATAGTTGGCAAACTGCTCTGGGTGCTATATTTATTGGCGGTGTTTTGTTTACACTGCTTACTATTTTTAAAATACGCAGCTGGCTGGCCAATTCAATACCGGAAGGGCTTAAAATAGCTTTCGTAGTGGGCATCGGACTGTTCTTAACATTCATTGGTCTTAATGAAACAGGAATTATAAAATTGGGAGTGCCTGGAGCTCCAGTATGTGTCGGAAATTTTAAGGATGTCCCTGTTTTGTTATCTATACTTGGATTTTTATTGATAGGTTTTTTGATGATAAAGAGAATAAAAGGAGCAATTCTATTGGGAATTATGGCAATCACTTTTCTTGCTTTTTGTATGGGGGTAACACCAGCTCCAGATAAATGGGTCAGTATGCCACCTAGTATAGCACCTATTTTTCTTAAACTGGATATACTGGGTGCATTAAAGTGGGGATTCTTTTCGGTTATTTTAACTGTGTTTGTAATGGACTTTGTGGATACTCTGGGGACACTAATCGGGGTGTCATACAAAGCCGGTTTTTTAGATAAGAATGGGAACTTGCCAGAAATTGAAAAACCGATGTTATGCGATTCTTTAGCAACAGTTGTTGGTGCTTTACTAGGCACGACTACAACAGGCACATATATTGAATCAGCAGCAGGAATTGAATCAGGGGGCAGGTCCGGGTTAACCTCCGCGGTAACGGCGTTTTTGTTTCTATTGGCACTGTTTTTCAGCCCTTTCTTTAGCGTAATCCCTTCGTGTGCTTATGGTCCGGCTTTGATCATTGTTGGCATGCTTATGCTCTCTCCAATTGCTAAGGTAAAGTTTAATGACTTTACTGAGGTTATTCCTGTTTTTTCTGTTATTGTTTTGATGAGTTTTACATATAATTTGGGTATTGGGATGACTGCCGGCTTTGTGATTTATCCTCTTATGAAGGCATTGTCAGGAAGATTCAGGGAAGTTCCTCTTGGGTTGTGGATATTAGGGGTATTATCCCTTGTTTTCTTTGTTTTTTATCCATATTAA
- a CDS encoding flavin reductase family protein, with amino-acid sequence MKLDLNNWYKVLAPRPTILVATVNKNGISNAAPFSFVMPVSMKPALVAFSSAHKRHTLANIRLIKDFTINIPGKELLNQVWKCAESFHEGVSEIKKSNLTEVKLDGIKSPGIKECYAIFSCKLFKEISAGDHVLVIGEVIGAEIRADVFENKKFDSHAASPLMHIGADEFSLPGEKLIAG; translated from the coding sequence ATGAAACTAGATTTAAATAACTGGTACAAAGTCCTAGCGCCAAGACCTACAATATTGGTGGCAACGGTTAATAAAAATGGAATTTCAAATGCTGCACCGTTTAGTTTTGTCATGCCGGTTTCAATGAAGCCGGCTCTAGTTGCCTTTAGTTCTGCGCATAAAAGGCATACATTGGCTAATATCCGCCTGATAAAAGATTTTACAATCAATATCCCCGGGAAAGAACTGTTGAATCAGGTCTGGAAGTGTGCGGAGAGTTTTCATGAAGGAGTAAGTGAAATAAAAAAGTCTAACTTGACAGAAGTTAAGCTGGACGGAATAAAATCTCCCGGGATAAAAGAGTGTTATGCAATATTTAGTTGTAAGCTTTTTAAAGAAATTTCAGCTGGTGACCATGTACTGGTGATAGGAGAAGTAATCGGAGCAGAGATAAGGGCAGATGTTTTTGAAAACAAAAAGTTTGATTCCCATGCAGCAAGCCCACTCATGCACATTGGAGCAGATGAATTTTCACTGCCCGGAGAAAAGCTCATAGCTGGATAA